The following proteins come from a genomic window of Pyxidicoccus sp. MSG2:
- the bioA gene encoding adenosylmethionine--8-amino-7-oxononanoate transaminase, which produces MERADIVRSDKGHVWHPYTAMEAYIAETDPMVVARSEGPYFWDVDGQRYLDANGSWWVSTLGHRHPRLVRALTEQAGRLPHVSLAGVTHEPAALLAAELAAIAPGSDRASLPAGERLSRVFFSDNGSTAVEVAIKMAAQYWAQNGRPRRARFITLSGAFHGETIGATSVGGVPLFREVFGPLLFDVVHVPSPAEEGGWERAFEQVRAALRAHPDEIAGVILEPVLQGAAGMLMYSPDFVRAVREATREVDTFLIADEVFTGLGRTGARFAVDLAGVVPDLLCLAKALSGGLLPFGATLASERVFSGFLGAPQRALYYGHSYCGNPLGAAVAREVLAVYRDEDVLGQVARKAPRIRAAFERMAQTIPGLVRPRALGMVGAVDLGGGGYLARGGWRVYEAARRRGLYLRPLGDTVYIAPALNLPDAALDELLAGVEASLREVAGG; this is translated from the coding sequence GTGGAACGGGCAGACATCGTCAGGTCGGACAAGGGACACGTCTGGCATCCCTACACCGCCATGGAGGCGTACATCGCGGAGACGGACCCGATGGTCGTCGCCCGCTCGGAGGGGCCGTACTTCTGGGACGTGGACGGCCAGCGGTACCTCGACGCCAACGGCTCCTGGTGGGTGTCCACGCTGGGCCACCGTCACCCGAGGCTCGTGCGGGCGCTCACCGAGCAGGCGGGCCGCCTGCCGCACGTCTCGCTGGCCGGCGTCACCCATGAGCCGGCCGCGCTGCTCGCGGCGGAGCTGGCCGCCATCGCCCCGGGCTCGGACCGGGCCTCGCTGCCGGCGGGCGAGCGGCTGTCGCGCGTCTTCTTCTCGGACAACGGCAGCACGGCGGTGGAGGTGGCCATCAAGATGGCGGCTCAGTACTGGGCGCAGAACGGGCGCCCCCGCCGCGCGCGCTTCATCACCCTGTCCGGCGCGTTCCACGGCGAGACGATTGGCGCCACCAGTGTAGGCGGCGTGCCGCTGTTCCGCGAGGTGTTCGGCCCGCTCCTGTTCGACGTGGTGCACGTGCCGTCTCCGGCGGAGGAGGGCGGCTGGGAGCGCGCCTTCGAGCAGGTGCGGGCCGCCCTGCGCGCGCACCCGGACGAGATTGCCGGCGTCATCCTGGAGCCCGTGCTGCAAGGGGCCGCGGGCATGTTGATGTACTCGCCGGACTTCGTGCGCGCGGTGCGAGAGGCCACCCGCGAGGTGGATACCTTCCTCATCGCCGACGAGGTCTTCACCGGCCTGGGCCGTACCGGCGCGCGCTTCGCGGTGGACCTGGCCGGCGTGGTGCCGGACCTGCTGTGCCTGGCGAAGGCGCTCTCCGGCGGGCTGCTGCCGTTCGGCGCGACGCTCGCGTCCGAGCGCGTCTTCTCCGGCTTCCTCGGCGCGCCGCAACGGGCGCTGTACTACGGGCACTCGTACTGCGGGAATCCGCTGGGCGCGGCGGTGGCGCGCGAGGTGCTCGCCGTGTACCGCGACGAGGACGTGCTCGGGCAGGTGGCGCGCAAGGCGCCGCGCATCCGGGCCGCCTTCGAGCGGATGGCCCAGACGATTCCAGGGCTCGTGCGCCCGCGTGCGCTCGGCATGGTGGGCGCGGTGGACCTCGGTGGGGGCGGCTACCTCGCGCGAGGCGGCTGGCGCGTGTACGAGGCGGCCCGGCGACGCGGGCTCTACCTGCGGCCCCTCGGGGACACCGTGTACATCGCCCCCGCGCTCAACCTCCCGGACGCCGCGCTGGACGAGCTGCTCGCCGGAGTGGAGGCGTCACTGCGCGAGGTGGCGGGAGGCTGA
- a CDS encoding AI-2E family transporter, producing MTAEREVGRQSSQVTLKTAFTVCFAVLTVVALVALVMRTTVALTLTGIAMLLALALEHGVSWLERKGLPRMLAIAVVMLGLLTAIAALALLVVPAAVAQVDALVVQWPHLWAELRDSRLFRLLSSRLSTLGWPRKPEDAASHLAGGTTLPELVVLAIGGVVGLTGGALTVFFLVGFMLAFGGGMLKRLLDLAGPEHRLRYVRVLRNVYRATGGYLAGLTLICTVNATLTTTVLAVLGVPYFLPLGIASGFSSMVPYAGPVIAGGLITLLTWATGGMWMALGVMLYFVLYGQLEGNVLAPLVFRRTVHVNPLIVLLAVLFCAELAGVVGAMVAVPVAAAAQIITREVLSFRKERRSAASPAPPDAA from the coding sequence ATGACCGCGGAGCGTGAAGTGGGAAGGCAGTCCTCGCAGGTGACGCTGAAGACGGCGTTCACCGTGTGCTTCGCCGTGCTGACCGTGGTGGCGCTGGTCGCGCTGGTGATGCGCACGACGGTGGCGCTCACCCTCACGGGCATCGCCATGCTGCTGGCGCTCGCGCTGGAGCACGGAGTGTCCTGGCTGGAGCGCAAGGGACTGCCGCGCATGCTGGCCATTGCGGTGGTGATGCTGGGGCTGCTGACGGCGATTGCCGCGCTCGCGCTGCTGGTGGTGCCCGCCGCGGTGGCGCAGGTGGACGCGCTGGTGGTCCAGTGGCCACACCTCTGGGCGGAGCTGCGCGACTCGCGCCTGTTCCGGCTGCTGAGCAGCCGGCTCTCCACCCTGGGCTGGCCGCGCAAGCCGGAGGACGCCGCGTCCCACCTGGCCGGGGGGACGACGCTGCCGGAGCTGGTGGTGCTGGCGATTGGCGGAGTGGTGGGCCTGACGGGCGGAGCGCTCACCGTGTTCTTCCTGGTGGGCTTCATGCTGGCGTTCGGCGGCGGCATGCTGAAGCGCCTGCTGGACCTGGCGGGACCGGAGCACCGGCTGCGCTATGTGCGCGTGCTGCGCAACGTGTACCGGGCCACCGGCGGCTACCTGGCCGGGCTCACGCTCATCTGCACCGTCAACGCCACGCTCACCACCACGGTGCTGGCGGTGCTGGGCGTGCCGTACTTCCTGCCGCTGGGCATCGCGAGCGGCTTCTCCAGCATGGTGCCGTACGCGGGGCCGGTGATTGCCGGCGGCCTCATCACCCTGCTGACGTGGGCCACGGGCGGCATGTGGATGGCGCTCGGGGTGATGCTGTACTTCGTGCTGTACGGGCAGCTGGAGGGGAACGTGCTGGCGCCGCTCGTCTTCCGGCGCACGGTGCACGTCAACCCGCTCATCGTCCTGCTGGCGGTGCTCTTCTGCGCGGAGCTGGCCGGAGTGGTGGGCGCGATGGTCGCGGTGCCCGTCGCGGCCGCCGCGCAGATCATCACCCGCGAGGTGCTGAGCTTCCGCAAGGAGCGCCGGAGTGCGGCGAGTCCGGCCCCTCCGGACGCGGCGTGA